A segment of the bacterium genome:
CTGAATCCATGGTAGCCTTCAAGGTCCGGATAGCTGATCCCTTGCCAGAAGGGATATCCGAGATCAGAAATAAAGCCGTAGTAACGTCTGAAAATGATAAGCCAGTGGAACCGAATATCCCTGTGAATATCAATAAACCCAATCTTTCTGATACCACCAAAGTGGTCAGTAATCCCGGTCCTATGCCGGGTGAGATAGTGACTTATACTATTGTGGTCAGAAATACAGGAAATGGAACAGCCACTGAGACGGTGTTTAGAGATCCTATACCGGGCCAGACCGAATATATCCCAAAGACATTAAAACTTAAAGGCAGCTTACTGACTGATGCGGCTGACTTCGATGACGGAGATTACAACCATACCTATCCAGGAGGCATTTTTGTCCGAATTGGGCATCTGCCGGCTGGAGGCAGGGCTGAAATCAGTTTTGATGTCCGGGTTGGAGCGCACCTGGCCAAGGATGTCATTATCAGTAACCAGGGGGAAGTAGACTGTGTAGAACTGGTTCCGGAACCGACAGACAGTGACGGAGAAGATGCCAACGGCGATCAATCGACTGATCTGCGGGTGGGCGGAGGACCGAATTTCTCTACTACCACCAAGACCGTGGAAGACTTGGATCAAGATCAGGAGATCAATCCTGGCGACCTCCTGGAATACGAGATCATCGTCCGCAATACGGGAAATGATACGGCCACAGAGGTGGTGGTTACCGATCCCCTCCCCTCCCAGGTAACTTATGTAGGCAAGGGATCAGGTTTGGGGCCGCATGAGATTCAGGGTTCTACTCTGATATGGCGTTTTAAGGAATTTGGGATTAATCAGGCTGAGATCCTCACCTTTCAGGTTAAAATAAAAGATGAGGTGGAAACCGGGACCCTCATTTCTAACCAGGGTGTGGTTACCAGCAAGGAGACCGTCCCTGAACCGACTGACTCTGATGGTCGAGATGAGAATGGTGATCAGTCTACCGATGTGGTGGTCAGCGGCCTGCCTGATCTCTCCGGCACTATTAAAGAAGTAAGGGACGTAAATGGCGGGTTGATCTTACCGGGCGATCTGCTGGAATATATCATCCGGATACCTAATGATGGTGTGGCCGATGCCGTTAATGTAATCTTCCAGGATGCTACGCCGCTTCTTACGACCTATGTGCCGGCCAGCACTACCTTAAATGGAAATCCGATTTCTGATCTGCCGGGTTCTGTCTCTCCTCTCTTGACTGGTCTGTATATTGGACAGATTCGGGTAGGCGAGGGGGCGATCGTCACCTTCCAGGTCCGGATCGATCCAGGCTTGGCTAAAGGAACCCCCATAAGTAATCAGGGTCTGGTTACCGGCAAAGACATTGAGGAGATAACCGATGATGATGGAGACAGCACCAACGGTGATAACCCGACGGTGGTGCACATCAATGGCGTGGTTGGCCTGGGGGTGATTAGCGGCCGGGTATTTATTGATTATGACGGAGACCAGATCAAAGATCCAGAGGATGTAGGGCTTCCGGGAACAATAGTTACAGCCATTGACCCAGCCAGGCCGGTTAAGGAGGATGTCAAGACAGATGAGGCTGGCCACTTCACCATTGACTATCTGGAGCCAACCACCTATCAGGTAACATTTGTCAAGGATGATGTTTTACTTGGAGATACTTCAGGCATTGTCATTAAGCCTAATGAATTAATTTGGGTAGAGCTGCCTGTCCCCTATGACGGCCATCTGTTAGTGCTTAAGGAGACAGATAAACACGAGGTTATGGTCGGTGAATATCTGACCTATACGGTCAGCGTAAAAAATCACAATTACATTGAGGTTGGCCCGATAAATATTGAAGATCAGATTCCATCTGGTTTCAAATATCTCCCTGGGACTACCTATCTCAATGATTCTCCGGCAGATGATCCGAATATTTCAGATGATGGTCGGGAATTGAACTTTGATCTGGGTATGTTGCCGGCCCGGAGCACCACGGCGGTGAGTTATCAGTTGGTAATTGGCGCCGGGGTTATTCCTGGGGAATATAAAAATGCTGCCTGGATTAAGGATGAAACCGGCGAATTTAGTTCGGACACGGCTTCGGTGGTCGTTGAGGTAGTCTCTGATCCGGTGTTTAATCAGTGTCACATCATTGGACGTGTCTTCTGCGACTATGATGGTGACGGTGAGTGGGATCCCAACGATATAGGGCTGGAAGGGGTTAAGATAGCCCTGGACAATGGTTGGGTCATTGCCTCGACCGACGCTACCGGTAAGTATCATCTGAAGGGGATCCAGCCTGGAACCAGGGTAATCAAGGCGGATAAAACGACTATCCCGTCAGGGGCCGGCTTTACCACGGAAGAATCCCGATTTGTTGATCTTACCCCCGGCCTTATCGCCAAGGTTAATTTCGGTATCCAATGTCCGGAAGAAGTAGTGCTGCCCGTAAGATTGACCGTTGAATCAAAAACCGAACCAGGACCGGTGGTAGTTACCGGAAATGTTATGACGATGAAGGTGGAGATAAACGGTCAGGACGTGGGTCTGCCTCTGGCTGATATTAAGCTTAAACCGGAGTTTGAAGACAAAGTTATGGTTAAGGGAGATGCGTTAATCGAAAATCCTATTTTTATCTATGAATTATGGGATGTGGGAGAGATTAAAAAGTGGTCATTTATAATTAGTGACCCTCGGGGGGAAATCTTTTGGAGCCTCCTGGGAGAAGGAGAACTTCCCCCTGATATCCCCTGGGATGGGAGGAGTAAGGATGGAGCTTTGGTCAGACCCGGCGAAATTTACTCTTATAAGCTTCTCGTCGAGAAAGTAAATGGGGATGTAGCTATTTCTCCGACCAAGGATTTCGGGGTAGGGGAAGAAAGAGCTATCTCCATTGTCCTGCGCGGCGCCCTCTTTGATACGGATAAGTCTTTCCTGCGGCCGGAGGCAAAGGAGAACTTGAAGGAGGCGGCTAAAGTCCTCAGAAAATATCCGGACCAGCCCGTGATTATTGAAGGGCATTGTGACTGGAGGGCCTCGGATGAATACAATCAGGGCCTCTCTGAACGCCGGGCAAATTCAGTTAAGGAATATCTGGTTGAGGTAGAGGGTATTGCCAGGGAAAGACTAACTCCCATTGGATACGGTGAATCACGGCCGGTAGCCACCAACTTAACGGAAGAAGGAATGCAGCTTAACCGGCGGGTAGAGATAAAGAGCGGCGGTAAGGAACCCATAGAAGCCCCCTATGTCCCGACTCGAGAATATACGCCTAGGGTGCTGCTCAACGAAATAGATGTCCCCTTTTCCGACAAGTATGACTTCTCTCATACCTGCTTGCCCCATCAGATCAAAGAAAATAAGATCGAGTTAGATATGATCGATCTTAAAGGCAGGCGGGCGGTGGTTACCAGAAGGATTCCCTCGGTTAAGATTGTTCCAGTGGAAAGAGAAGAGATGCTGATTCATGAAGAAGAATTAAGTAAGTTGATAGAGGTTGTCCTGCAAGGGATGACTGAGCCAAACAACCAGATAACCATCAATGACGAACCAGTAGCGGTAGCCCCTGATGGGACCTTTAAACTTAGCCTTAACCTGGGGCGGGGAATAACGACTTATCGGATCATGGCTAAAAATCCAGCTGGATATACCAGGGCGGCTACTGAGACCATATCTATCTTAACCGATGAAGATGTGAAGCGCCAAAACGGCCGGCTCAAATTAGTGATTCAACTTCCGCCTGAGGGAGAAACTATCCACCAGGATAGTCTAACCATTAGAGGGAAGACCGACCCGGGGGTTTTGGTTAGGATAAATGAACGGGCGGTAAGAACATCTCCCGATGGAAGTTTTAGCGCTGAGGTGAAATTAAGGGAGGGTAGAAATTATCTCACGGTTGAGGCCATCACTAAAGACGGCGAGGTGTCGAAAGTAGAAAGAGTGGTGACCGTTAGGACTGATTATATCTTTCTGGTAGCGGTGGCCGATGGACTTATGGGGCAGATCGAAACGTCTGGAAATATTGAACCCCTGGCATCCGATGATAAATATGACGGGGAACTCTACGCTGAAGGCCGGCTGGCCTATTATCTGAAGGGTAAGATAAAAGGCAAATACCTTATTACCTCTTCCCTGGATACTGACCGGAAGGATGAAAAACGACTCCTGACCAATCTCGACCCGGATAAATATTATCCTATCTATGGTGATAGTTCCAATTCCGTCTATGATTCGGATGTCCAGGAACTTTTTTACCTTCGGGTTGAGAAAGATGAGTCTTCCCTGCTTTTTGGCAACTATGCCACAGGACTTTCCGAAACCGAGTTGGCCGGATATAACCGAACGCTGTATGGCGGCAAGCTCAAGTTTCAGTCTGTTTCCAAGACACGCTACGGAGATCCGATGACCAGGATTATCCTCTTTGGCGCGGAGGCCCATCA
Coding sequences within it:
- a CDS encoding OmpA family protein — its product is NDPLPLSVSKISNQAIVTGDNIPEEPSDDPNTPEPNDPTDKPLNWPDLSSTLKTVSLEDANLDGQANPGEVLSYTITIQNIGNAPANNAVVTDTIPDYTAYVSGSITGTGGSEAQLPNSLRWQLGTVTAGANVVLGFKIRINDPLPLSVNEISNQAIVTGDNIPDEPSDDPNTPEPNDPTKKVVVKNPDLSGTIKTASLDEDLNKNGLAEPGETILYTITVKNTGGGEATGVVVTDTIPEYTGYMAGSITGHGVDDSNTSVLIWRIGTVPPYSESMVAFKVRIADPLPEGISEIRNKAVVTSENDKPVEPNIPVNINKPNLSDTTKVVSNPGPMPGEIVTYTIVVRNTGNGTATETVFRDPIPGQTEYIPKTLKLKGSLLTDAADFDDGDYNHTYPGGIFVRIGHLPAGGRAEISFDVRVGAHLAKDVIISNQGEVDCVELVPEPTDSDGEDANGDQSTDLRVGGGPNFSTTTKTVEDLDQDQEINPGDLLEYEIIVRNTGNDTATEVVVTDPLPSQVTYVGKGSGLGPHEIQGSTLIWRFKEFGINQAEILTFQVKIKDEVETGTLISNQGVVTSKETVPEPTDSDGRDENGDQSTDVVVSGLPDLSGTIKEVRDVNGGLILPGDLLEYIIRIPNDGVADAVNVIFQDATPLLTTYVPASTTLNGNPISDLPGSVSPLLTGLYIGQIRVGEGAIVTFQVRIDPGLAKGTPISNQGLVTGKDIEEITDDDGDSTNGDNPTVVHINGVVGLGVISGRVFIDYDGDQIKDPEDVGLPGTIVTAIDPARPVKEDVKTDEAGHFTIDYLEPTTYQVTFVKDDVLLGDTSGIVIKPNELIWVELPVPYDGHLLVLKETDKHEVMVGEYLTYTVSVKNHNYIEVGPINIEDQIPSGFKYLPGTTYLNDSPADDPNISDDGRELNFDLGMLPARSTTAVSYQLVIGAGVIPGEYKNAAWIKDETGEFSSDTASVVVEVVSDPVFNQCHIIGRVFCDYDGDGEWDPNDIGLEGVKIALDNGWVIASTDATGKYHLKGIQPGTRVIKADKTTIPSGAGFTTEESRFVDLTPGLIAKVNFGIQCPEEVVLPVRLTVESKTEPGPVVVTGNVMTMKVEINGQDVGLPLADIKLKPEFEDKVMVKGDALIENPIFIYELWDVGEIKKWSFIISDPRGEIFWSLLGEGELPPDIPWDGRSKDGALVRPGEIYSYKLLVEKVNGDVAISPTKDFGVGEERAISIVLRGALFDTDKSFLRPEAKENLKEAAKVLRKYPDQPVIIEGHCDWRASDEYNQGLSERRANSVKEYLVEVEGIARERLTPIGYGESRPVATNLTEEGMQLNRRVEIKSGGKEPIEAPYVPTREYTPRVLLNEIDVPFSDKYDFSHTCLPHQIKENKIELDMIDLKGRRAVVTRRIPSVKIVPVEREEMLIHEEELSKLIEVVLQGMTEPNNQITINDEPVAVAPDGTFKLSLNLGRGITTYRIMAKNPAGYTRAATETISILTDEDVKRQNGRLKLVIQLPPEGETIHQDSLTIRGKTDPGVLVRINERAVRTSPDGSFSAEVKLREGRNYLTVEAITKDGEVSKVERVVTVRTDYIFLVAVADGLMGQIETSGNIEPLASDDKYDGELYAEGRLAYYLKGKIKGKYLITSSLDTDRKDEKRLLTNLDPDKYYPIYGDSSNSVYDSDVQELFYLRVEKDESSLLFGNYATGLSETELAGYNRTLYGGKLKFQSVSKTRYGDPMTRIILFGAEAHQRSAHNEIAANGGSIYYLNHEGVVEGSEQVRLEVRDKDNGRVLAREGLERHVDYTIKYEEGRLYLKQPVPSVVDSDTLIDYRLLPGHPVWIVIDYEYEVDDFRKGTAGGRIRQQLGHHIALGATYVNENRADKNYELMGGDLTLKLGEKTALSAEWGQSKQEDTENYLSDDGGLSFSRVAIGDAEGQALKVNFQTEVAEWLGDRGDWLRLGAYYKKLEAGFSANGSIQEQGSEKTGGELITHLNEHNTITLKHTLTKSSKILRGQEEQVTSLDIEQRLDRLDLAAAYQHTAVKDPQDTDQEKIDSLAARIGWQISDRFQASVKYQHTLEGKENHQATAGLLAKLSEKLTARLQGTVGSQGNSALIGLAAKVSEQITASLMHTITGKKQTTMMETSHKLSELSEVYARYELTSAVSGRTNQALVGLNNQWQLAKGVMANLNYERSEINVDNGEDSSKDAVSVGLEYLASDKGKASTKWELILAEDLGRKRRRFQTLNAANMKLSDDLSAMGKINYGLTKDETTKKDEAQFRELSAGLAYRPIYYDRINLLAKYTNLLDLRPGSGYKRESHIAAVEGTFDLSQRFQLVEKAAVRWRGEERNRRDLGSTRTDLLINRLNFHITPKWDADVEYRILRQNEADERRDGCLLEVNRRLGGDIRVGAGYNFTNFSDNLYSDNDYTTHGWFLRLQGKY